One Loxodonta africana isolate mLoxAfr1 chromosome 4, mLoxAfr1.hap2, whole genome shotgun sequence genomic region harbors:
- the BAZ2A gene encoding bromodomain adjacent to zinc finger domain protein 2A isoform X5: MEANDHFNFTGLPPAPAASGLKPSPSSGEGLYTNGSPMNFPQQGKSLNGDVNVNGLSTVSHTTTSGILNSAPHSSSTSHLHHPSVAYDCLWNYSQYPSANPGSNLKDPSLLSQFSGGQYPLNGIIGGSRQPSSPSHNTNLRAGSQEFWANGTQSPMGLNFDSQELYDSFPDQNFDVMPNGPPSFFTSPQPSPMLGSSIQTFAPSQEVGSGIHPDETGEKELTSVVAENGTGLVGSLELEEEQPELKMCGYNGSVPSVESLHQDVSVLVPDPSVSCLDDPSHLPDQLEDTPILSEDSLEPFNSLAPEPVSGGLYGIDDTELMGGEDKLPLGDSPVISALDCTSLNNTTAFSLLADDSQTSASIFASPTSPPVLGESVLQDNSFDLNNGSDTEQEEMETQASDFPAPDHPSPIHLHPAASPAVSPTVSPELSLAVSPAASSEISPEVSPAVSPAASTEISPAASPTVSPTSLAAPAAVSSEVSLTASPVASPKASPATSSAAAFPTAPTTNKDISSFPETTADLEEIAGEGNTAGSGDVLRRRIATPEEVRFPLQHGWRREVRIKKGSHRWQGETWYYGPCGKRMKQFPEVIKYLSRNVVHNVRREHFSFSPRMPVGDFFEERDTPEGVQWVQLSAEEIPSRIQAITGKRGRPRNTEKAKIKEVPKVKRGRGRPPKVKITELLNKTDNRLLKKLEAQETLNEEDKAKMSKIKKKIRRKVQRGECQTTIQGQARNKRKQETKSSKQKEAKKKSKAEKEKVKTKQEKLKEKVKREKKEKVKMKEKEEMTKAKPACKADKTLATQRRLEERQRQQMILEEMKKPTEDMCLADHQPLPDFSRIPGLILPSGAFSDCLTIVEFLHSFGKVLGFNPAEDVPSLGVLQEGLLCQGDSLGEVQDLLVRLLKAALYDPGLPSYCQSLKILGEKVSEIPLTRDNVSEILRCFLMAYGVEPALCDSLRTQPFQAQPPQQKAAVLAFLVHELNGSTLIINEIDKTLESMSSYRKNKWIVEGRLRRLKTALAKRTGRPEVEMQGPEEGLGRRRSSRIMEETSGMEEEEEEEAIAAVRGRRGRRDGEVDVPASSIPELERQIEKLSKRQLFCRKKLLHSSQMLRAVSLGQDRYRRRYWVLPYLAGIFVEGTEGSLVPMDVKQEADSLKVAAHPAPNTALFVKELADSGTSAGSPARARGRPRKTKPGSVRPRHLKSSVKSQDSEQPQAQPQPQPQPQPQPQSQSQSQSQSQSQSHSGFLEPEGSPLSLSQSQHDLSQSAFLSWLSQTQSHSSLLSSSVLTPDSSPGKLDSAPSQPLEEPEPDEAEFSPDPQAPWLNFSAQMPCNAAPTPPPAVSEDQSTPSPQLPASSKPLIRPSVANSCSPVQLCSTPLPMVTSKRRAEMPQSPTGLGQPKRRGRPPSKFFKQMEQRYLTQLTAQPVPPEMHSGWWWIRDPETLDATLKALHPRGIREKALHKHLSKHRDFLQEVCLRPSTDSIFEPSQLPTFQEGLMSWSPKEKTYETDLAVLQWVEELEQRVILSDLQIRGWTCPSPDSTREDLAYCEHLPDSPEDITWRGRGREGLAPQRKTTNPLDLAVTRLAALEQNVERRYLREPLWSAHEVVLEKALLSTPNGAPQCTTTEISYEITPRIRAWRQTLERCRSAAQVCLCLGQLERSIAWEKSVNKVTCLVCRKGDNDEFLLLCDGCDRGCHIYCHRPKMEAVPEGDWFCAVCLAQQAEGEFTQQPGFPKRAQKRKSGYVLNFPEGDGRRRRVPSRGREGLVVPRCSEEGLSPSKRRRLSMRNHHSDLTFCEIILMEMESHDAAWPFLEPVNPRLVSGYRRIIKNPMDFSTMRERLLRGGYTSSEEFAADALLVFDNCQTFNEDDSEVGKAGHIMRRFFESRWEEFYQGKQANL, from the exons ATGGAGGCAAACGACCATTTTAACTTTACTGGCCTTCCCCCTGCACCTGCTGCCTCAGGACTGAAACCCTCTCCTTCTTCAGGGGAGGGCCTCTACACTAACGGGTCTCCCATGAACTTCCCCCAGCAAGGGAAAA GTTTGAATGGGGATGTGAATGTTAATGGCTTATCTACTGTATCTCACACTACTACTTCAGGGATTTTGAACTCTGCTCCCCACTCCTCCAGCACCTCACACCTCCATCACCCCAGCGTGGCCTACGACTGTCTCTGGAACTACTCACAATACCCATCCGCCAATCCTGGCAGCAACCTCAAGGACCCATCCCTTCTCTCCCAGTTCTCTGGGGGACAGTACCCACTCAACGGCATCATTGGGGGCAGCCGGCAACCTTCATCCCCAAGTCACAACACTAACCTTCGGGCTGGGAGCCAAGAGTTCTGGGCCAACGGTACCCAGAGTCCCATGGGGCTTAACTTCGACTCACAGGAACTGTATGATTCCTTTCCTGACCAGAATTTTGATGTGATGCCCAATGGACCCCCTAGTTTTTTCACCTCTCCACAGCCTTCTCCTATGTTGGGATCCAGCATCCAGACCTTTGCACCGTCTCAGGAGGTAGGCAGTGGTATCCATCCTGATGAGACGGGAGAAAAGGAGCTGACTTCAGTGGTGGCAGAGAATGGCACTGGCTTGGTAGGCAGCCTGGAGCTGGAAGAAGAGCAGCCAG AACTGAAGATGTGTGGCTATAATGGCTCCGTCCCCTCTGTGGAATCATTGCACCAAGACGTCTCAGTCCTGGTCCCTGACCCTTCAGTGAGCTGCTTAGATGATCCTTCACACCTTCCTGACCAACTGGAAGACACTCCAATCCTCAGTGAAGATTCTCTGGAGCCCTTCAACTCTCTGGCACCAG AGCCAGTGAGTGGAGGACTCTATGGTATAGATGATACAGAGTTGATGGGTGGAGAGGACAAGCTGCCTCTGGGGGACAGCCCTGTGATCTCTGCCCTTGATTGCACTTCACTCAATAACACCACTGCCTTCAGTCTCCTGGCAGATGATAGTCAAACTTCAGCCTCTATCTTTGCCAGCCCGACCTCTCCACCTGTCTTAGGGGAGTCTGTCCTGCAAG ATAACAGCTTTGATCTGAATAATGGTAGTGATACAGAACAGGAAGAAATGGAGACTCAGGCTTCTGACTTTCCAGCCCCTGACCACCCATCCCCTATTCACCTACACCCAGCAGCCTCACCAGCAGTATCACCAACAGTGTCTCCGGAACTCTCCTTGGCAGTTTCTCCAGCAGCCTCCTCGGAAATCTCTCCAGAAGTCTCCCCAGCGGTCTCTCCAGCAGCCTCCACAGAAATCTCCCCAGCAGCCTCCCCGACAGTCTCTCCAACTTCCTTAGCAGCCCCCGCAGCAGTCTCCTCAGAAGTTTCCCTGACGGCCTCCCCAGTGGCCTCCCCAAAAGCCTCCCCTGCAACTTCCTCAGCAGCTGCCTTCCCAACAGCCCCCACGACAAATAAGGATATCAGCAGCTTCCCTGAAACCACTGCTGACCTGGAAGAGATCGCtggagaaggaaacactgctggtAGTG GTGATGTTCTAAGGAGACGTATCGCTACGCCAGAAGAAGTTCGTTTTCCCCTCCAGCATGG GTGGCGGAGAGAGGTGCGCATCAAGAAGGGCAGCCACCGATGGCAGGGGGAGACTTGGTATTATGGCCCCTGTGGAAAGAGGATGAAGCAGTTCCCAGAAGTGATCAAG TACCTGAGCCGCAACGTAGTACACAACGTCCGCCGTGAACACTTCAGCTTCAGTCCTCGCATGCCTGTTGGAGATTTCTTTGAAGAGAGAGACACACCAGAG GGCGTGCAGTGGGTACAGCTCTCAGCAGAGGAAATCCCATCCAGGATTCAGGCAATTACTGGCAAACGGGGTCGACCTCGGAACACTGAGAAGGCCAAGATCAAGGAGGTCCCCAAGGTGAAACGGGGCCGAGGTCGGCCGCCCAAGGTCAAAATCACAGAGCTATTGAATAAGACAGACAACCGACTTCTAAAGAAACTGGAGGCCCAAG AAACACTGAATGAGGAGGATAAAGCAAAGATGAGTAAAATTAAGAAGAAGATAAGGCGGAAGGTACAGCGGGGAGAATGTCAGACTACTATCCAAGGGCAG GCCAGAAACAAGAGGAAACAAGAGACCAAGAGCTCAAAGCAGAAGGAAGCTAAGAAGAAATCCAAG GCTGAGAAGGAGAAggtaaaaacaaagcaagaaaaactgaaggaaaaagtcaagagggaaaagaaggagaaggtaaaaatgaaggaaaaggaggagatgACCAAAGCCAAGCCAGCTTGTAAAGCAGACAAGACCCTGGCCACACAGAGGCGCTTGGAGGAACGGCAGAGGCAGCAGATGATCTTGGAGGAGATGAAGAAGCCCACAGAGGATATGTGTCTGGCTGACCACCAG CCTCTGCCTGACTTCTCACGTATCCCTGGTCTGATACTGCCCAGTGGGGCCTTCTCAGACTGCTTGACCATCGTGGAGTTCCTGCACAGCTTCGGCAAGGTGCTGGGCTTCAATCCTGCCGAAGATGTGCCTAGCCTGGGGGTCCTGCAGGAGGGGCTCCTGTGTCAAGGCGACAGCTTGGGCGAGGTGCAGGATCTGCTGGTGCGTCTCCTCAAGGCTGCACTCTATGATCCTGGCTTGCCCTCCTACTGCCAG TCCCTGAAGATCTTGGGGGAGAAGGTGTCTGAGATTCCACTGACAAGAGACAATGTGTCTGAGATCCTGCGCTGCTTCCTCATGGCATATGGAGTGGAGCCAGCCCTCTGTGACAGCCTGCGCACCCAGCCTTTTCAGGCCCAGCCACCCCAACAGAAGGCTGCTGTCCTGGCCTTCCTTGTGCATGAGCTCAACGGTTCCACCCTCATCATCAA TGAAATTGACAAGACCCTGGAGAGTATGTCCAGCTACAGGAAAAACAAGTGGATTGTGGAAGGCCGGCTCCGGAG GCTGAAAACTGCTCTGGCCAAGCGCACTGGGCGGCCTGAAGTAGAGATGCAGGGGCCAGAGGAAGGCCTGGGGCGGAGGCGCAGTTCTCGGATCATGGAGGAGACCAGTGGcatggaggaggaggaagaggaagaggctaTAGCAGCTGTCCGTGGCCGTAGGGGTCGAAGAGACGGAGAG GTTGATGTCCCAGCATCCAGCATCCCAGAGCTAGAGCGCCAGATAGAAAAACTCAGCAAG CGCCAGCTCTTCTGTCGCAAAAAGCTACTTCACTCATCCCAAATGCTTCGGGCTGTCTCCTTGGGGCAAGACCGCTACAGACGCCGCTACTGGGTGCTGCCATATTTGGCTGGTATCTTTGTGGAAGGAACAGAGGGGAGTTTAG TTCCTATGGATGTAAAGCAGGAAGCTGACTCATTAAAGGTGGCAGCCCATCCAGCACCTAACACAGCCCTCTTTGTAAAGGAGTTAGCTGACTCCGGTACCTCTGCTGGTTCTCCTGCCCGGGCTCGAGGCCGACCTCGAAAAACTAAGCCTGGGTCTGTGCGACCTAGGCACCTTAAGTCTTCTGTCAAGAGTCAGGATTCAGAACAGCctcaggcccagccccagccccagccccagccccagccccagccccagtccCAGTCCCAGTCCCAGTCCCAGTCCCAGTCCCAGTCCCATAGTGGGTTCTTGGAGCCAGAAGGCTCCCCTTTGTCTCTGAGTCAGAGCCAGCATGACCTCAGCCAGTCAGCCTTCCTGTCTTGGCTGAGCCAGACTCAGAGCCACAGCTCCCTGTTGAGCAGCTCAGTCCTCACACCTGACAGCAGCCCAGGAAAACTGGACTCAGCCCCATCACAGCCCCTGGAGGAGCCAGAGCCTGATGAGGCAGAATTCAGCCCTGATCCTCAGGCTCCCTGGCTTAACTTCTCAGCCCAGATGCCCTGCAATGCTGCCCCTACACCACCCCCTGCAGTTTCCGAGGACCAGTCCACTCCCTCCCCTCAGCTTCCTGCCTCTTCCAAGCCA TTGATTAGACCCAGTGTTGCCAATTCCTGTTCTCCAGTGCAACTCTGTTCCACCCCCTTACCTATGGTAACCTCCAAGAGGCGAGCAGAAATGCCACAGAGTCCCACAGGGCTGGGACAGCCAAAACGAAGAGGCAGACCGCCCAGCAAGTTCTTCAAACAGATGGAGCAGCGTTACCTAACCCAGCTGACAGCCCAGCCTGTGCCCCCTG AGATGCACTCTGGCTGGTGGTGGATCCGAGATCCTGAGACATTGGATGCCACGCTCAAGGCCCTGCACCCCCGCGGCATCCGGGAGAAAGCACTTCACAAACACCTTAGCAAGCACAGGGACTTCTTGCAAGAAGTCTGCCTGCGACCCTCAACTG ACTCCATCTTTGAGCCCAGTCAGCTACCTACCTTTCAAGAAGGTCTTATGAGCTGGTCCCCCAAAGAGAAGACATATGAGACAGACCTGGCTGTGCTTCAGTGGGTTGAGGAGCTGGAACAGCGAGTTATCCTTTCTGATCTGCAGATTCGG GGCTGGACATGTCCTAGCCCAGACTCTACCCGTGAAGACTTGGCCTACTGTGAGCATCTACCTGACTCCCCGGAGGACATCACGTGGCGGGGGCGGGGCAGGGAAGGATTGGCACCCCAGCGTAAGACCACCAACCCTCTGGACCTGGCTGTGACACGGCTGGCTGCACTGGAGCAGAATGTAGAGCGGCGGTACCTGCGGGAGCCCCTCTGGTCAGCCCACGAGGTTGTGCTGGAGAAGGCCCTGCTCAGTACACCCAATGGTGCCCCCCAGTGCACCACCACAGAGAT ATCGTATGAGATCACCCCTCGCATTCGGGCTTGGCGCCAGACTCTTGAGCGGTGCCGGAGTGCGGCCCAGGTGTGCTTGTGCCTGGGCCAGCTGGAGAGGTCCATTGCCTGGGAGAAGTCTGTCAACAAAGTG ACCTGTCTAGTCTGCCGGAAGGGTGACAACGACGAGTTTCTTCTGCTTTGTGATGGATGTGACCGTGGCTGCCACATTTACTGCCATCGGCCCAAGATGGAGGCTGTCCCAGAAGGAGACTGGTTCTGTGCTGTCTGTCTGGCCCAG caggcagagggagaattCACCCAGCAGCCTGGTTTCCCAAAGCGAGCCCAGAAACGGAAAAGTGGCTATGTGCTGAACTTCCCAGAGGGCGATGGCCGTCGACGCCGGGTACCGTCCAGGGGCCGAGAAGGCCTAGTAGTGCCTCGGTGTTCTGAAGAAGGGCTGTCCCCGTCCAAGCGGCGGCGGCTCTCCATGCGCAACCACCACAGCGACCTCACGTTTTGCGA GATTATCCTAATGGAGATGGAGTCCCATGATGCAGCGTGGCCTTTCCTGGAGCCTGTGAACCCACGGTTGGTGAGCGGGTACCGGCGTATCATCAAAAATCCCATGGATTTTTCCACCATGCGGGAACGGCTACTCCGGGGAGG GTATACCAGCTCCGAGGAGTTTGCAGCTGATGCCCTCCTGGTATTTGACAACTGCCAGACCTTCAACGAGGATGACTCTGAAGTGGGCAAGGCTGGGCACATCATGCGCCGCTTCTTTGAGAGCCGCTGGGAGGAGTTTTATCAGGGAAAACAGGCCAATCTGTGA
- the BAZ2A gene encoding bromodomain adjacent to zinc finger domain protein 2A isoform X6, with amino-acid sequence MEANDHFNFTGLPPAPAASGLKPSPSSGEGLYTNGSPMNFPQQGKSLNGDVNVNGLSTVSHTTTSGILNSAPHSSSTSHLHHPSVAYDCLWNYSQYPSANPGSNLKDPSLLSQFSGGQYPLNGIIGGSRQPSSPSHNTNLRAGSQEFWANGTQSPMGLNFDSQELYDSFPDQNFDVMPNGPPSFFTSPQPSPMLGSSIQTFAPSQEVGSGIHPDETGEKELTSVVAENGTGLVGSLELEEEQPELKMCGYNGSVPSVESLHQDVSVLVPDPSVSCLDDPSHLPDQLEDTPILSEDSLEPFNSLAPDNSFDLNNGSDTEQEEMETQASDFPAPDHPSPIHLHPAASPAVSPTVSPELSLAVSPAASSEISPEVSPAVSPAASTEISPAASPTVSPTSLAAPAAVSSEVSLTASPVASPKASPATSSAAAFPTAPTTNKDISSFPETTADLEEIAGEGNTAGSGDVLRRRIATPEEVRFPLQHGWRREVRIKKGSHRWQGETWYYGPCGKRMKQFPEVIKYLSRNVVHNVRREHFSFSPRMPVGDFFEERDTPEGVQWVQLSAEEIPSRIQAITGKRGRPRNTEKAKIKEVPKVKRGRGRPPKVKITELLNKTDNRLLKKLEAQETLNEEDKAKMSKIKKKIRRKVQRGECQTTIQGQARNKRKQETKSSKQKEAKKKSKAEKEKVKTKQEKLKEKVKREKKEKVKMKEKEEMTKAKPACKADKTLATQRRLEERQRQQMILEEMKKPTEDMCLADHQPLPDFSRIPGLILPSGAFSDCLTIVEFLHSFGKVLGFNPAEDVPSLGVLQEGLLCQGDSLGEVQDLLVRLLKAALYDPGLPSYCQSLKILGEKVSEIPLTRDNVSEILRCFLMAYGVEPALCDSLRTQPFQAQPPQQKAAVLAFLVHELNGSTLIINEIDKTLESMSSYRKNKWIVEGRLRRLKTALAKRTGRPEVEMQGPEEGLGRRRSSRIMEETSGMEEEEEEEAIAAVRGRRGRRDGEVDVPASSIPELERQIEKLSKRQLFCRKKLLHSSQMLRAVSLGQDRYRRRYWVLPYLAGIFVEGTEGSLVPMDVKQEADSLKVAAHPAPNTALFVKELADSGTSAGSPARARGRPRKTKPGSVRPRHLKSSVKSQDSEQPQAQPQPQPQPQPQPQSQSQSQSQSQSQSHSGFLEPEGSPLSLSQSQHDLSQSAFLSWLSQTQSHSSLLSSSVLTPDSSPGKLDSAPSQPLEEPEPDEAEFSPDPQAPWLNFSAQMPCNAAPTPPPAVSEDQSTPSPQLPASSKPLIRPSVANSCSPVQLCSTPLPMVTSKRRAEMPQSPTGLGQPKRRGRPPSKFFKQMEQRYLTQLTAQPVPPEMHSGWWWIRDPETLDATLKALHPRGIREKALHKHLSKHRDFLQEVCLRPSTDSIFEPSQLPTFQEGLMSWSPKEKTYETDLAVLQWVEELEQRVILSDLQIRGWTCPSPDSTREDLAYCEHLPDSPEDITWRGRGREGLAPQRKTTNPLDLAVTRLAALEQNVERRYLREPLWSAHEVVLEKALLSTPNGAPQCTTTEISYEITPRIRAWRQTLERCRSAAQVCLCLGQLERSIAWEKSVNKVTCLVCRKGDNDEFLLLCDGCDRGCHIYCHRPKMEAVPEGDWFCAVCLAQQAEGEFTQQPGFPKRAQKRKSGYVLNFPEGDGRRRRVPSRGREGLVVPRCSEEGLSPSKRRRLSMRNHHSDLTFCEIILMEMESHDAAWPFLEPVNPRLVSGYRRIIKNPMDFSTMRERLLRGGYTSSEEFAADALLVFDNCQTFNEDDSEVGKAGHIMRRFFESRWEEFYQGKQANL; translated from the exons ATGGAGGCAAACGACCATTTTAACTTTACTGGCCTTCCCCCTGCACCTGCTGCCTCAGGACTGAAACCCTCTCCTTCTTCAGGGGAGGGCCTCTACACTAACGGGTCTCCCATGAACTTCCCCCAGCAAGGGAAAA GTTTGAATGGGGATGTGAATGTTAATGGCTTATCTACTGTATCTCACACTACTACTTCAGGGATTTTGAACTCTGCTCCCCACTCCTCCAGCACCTCACACCTCCATCACCCCAGCGTGGCCTACGACTGTCTCTGGAACTACTCACAATACCCATCCGCCAATCCTGGCAGCAACCTCAAGGACCCATCCCTTCTCTCCCAGTTCTCTGGGGGACAGTACCCACTCAACGGCATCATTGGGGGCAGCCGGCAACCTTCATCCCCAAGTCACAACACTAACCTTCGGGCTGGGAGCCAAGAGTTCTGGGCCAACGGTACCCAGAGTCCCATGGGGCTTAACTTCGACTCACAGGAACTGTATGATTCCTTTCCTGACCAGAATTTTGATGTGATGCCCAATGGACCCCCTAGTTTTTTCACCTCTCCACAGCCTTCTCCTATGTTGGGATCCAGCATCCAGACCTTTGCACCGTCTCAGGAGGTAGGCAGTGGTATCCATCCTGATGAGACGGGAGAAAAGGAGCTGACTTCAGTGGTGGCAGAGAATGGCACTGGCTTGGTAGGCAGCCTGGAGCTGGAAGAAGAGCAGCCAG AACTGAAGATGTGTGGCTATAATGGCTCCGTCCCCTCTGTGGAATCATTGCACCAAGACGTCTCAGTCCTGGTCCCTGACCCTTCAGTGAGCTGCTTAGATGATCCTTCACACCTTCCTGACCAACTGGAAGACACTCCAATCCTCAGTGAAGATTCTCTGGAGCCCTTCAACTCTCTGGCACCAG ATAACAGCTTTGATCTGAATAATGGTAGTGATACAGAACAGGAAGAAATGGAGACTCAGGCTTCTGACTTTCCAGCCCCTGACCACCCATCCCCTATTCACCTACACCCAGCAGCCTCACCAGCAGTATCACCAACAGTGTCTCCGGAACTCTCCTTGGCAGTTTCTCCAGCAGCCTCCTCGGAAATCTCTCCAGAAGTCTCCCCAGCGGTCTCTCCAGCAGCCTCCACAGAAATCTCCCCAGCAGCCTCCCCGACAGTCTCTCCAACTTCCTTAGCAGCCCCCGCAGCAGTCTCCTCAGAAGTTTCCCTGACGGCCTCCCCAGTGGCCTCCCCAAAAGCCTCCCCTGCAACTTCCTCAGCAGCTGCCTTCCCAACAGCCCCCACGACAAATAAGGATATCAGCAGCTTCCCTGAAACCACTGCTGACCTGGAAGAGATCGCtggagaaggaaacactgctggtAGTG GTGATGTTCTAAGGAGACGTATCGCTACGCCAGAAGAAGTTCGTTTTCCCCTCCAGCATGG GTGGCGGAGAGAGGTGCGCATCAAGAAGGGCAGCCACCGATGGCAGGGGGAGACTTGGTATTATGGCCCCTGTGGAAAGAGGATGAAGCAGTTCCCAGAAGTGATCAAG TACCTGAGCCGCAACGTAGTACACAACGTCCGCCGTGAACACTTCAGCTTCAGTCCTCGCATGCCTGTTGGAGATTTCTTTGAAGAGAGAGACACACCAGAG GGCGTGCAGTGGGTACAGCTCTCAGCAGAGGAAATCCCATCCAGGATTCAGGCAATTACTGGCAAACGGGGTCGACCTCGGAACACTGAGAAGGCCAAGATCAAGGAGGTCCCCAAGGTGAAACGGGGCCGAGGTCGGCCGCCCAAGGTCAAAATCACAGAGCTATTGAATAAGACAGACAACCGACTTCTAAAGAAACTGGAGGCCCAAG AAACACTGAATGAGGAGGATAAAGCAAAGATGAGTAAAATTAAGAAGAAGATAAGGCGGAAGGTACAGCGGGGAGAATGTCAGACTACTATCCAAGGGCAG GCCAGAAACAAGAGGAAACAAGAGACCAAGAGCTCAAAGCAGAAGGAAGCTAAGAAGAAATCCAAG GCTGAGAAGGAGAAggtaaaaacaaagcaagaaaaactgaaggaaaaagtcaagagggaaaagaaggagaaggtaaaaatgaaggaaaaggaggagatgACCAAAGCCAAGCCAGCTTGTAAAGCAGACAAGACCCTGGCCACACAGAGGCGCTTGGAGGAACGGCAGAGGCAGCAGATGATCTTGGAGGAGATGAAGAAGCCCACAGAGGATATGTGTCTGGCTGACCACCAG CCTCTGCCTGACTTCTCACGTATCCCTGGTCTGATACTGCCCAGTGGGGCCTTCTCAGACTGCTTGACCATCGTGGAGTTCCTGCACAGCTTCGGCAAGGTGCTGGGCTTCAATCCTGCCGAAGATGTGCCTAGCCTGGGGGTCCTGCAGGAGGGGCTCCTGTGTCAAGGCGACAGCTTGGGCGAGGTGCAGGATCTGCTGGTGCGTCTCCTCAAGGCTGCACTCTATGATCCTGGCTTGCCCTCCTACTGCCAG TCCCTGAAGATCTTGGGGGAGAAGGTGTCTGAGATTCCACTGACAAGAGACAATGTGTCTGAGATCCTGCGCTGCTTCCTCATGGCATATGGAGTGGAGCCAGCCCTCTGTGACAGCCTGCGCACCCAGCCTTTTCAGGCCCAGCCACCCCAACAGAAGGCTGCTGTCCTGGCCTTCCTTGTGCATGAGCTCAACGGTTCCACCCTCATCATCAA TGAAATTGACAAGACCCTGGAGAGTATGTCCAGCTACAGGAAAAACAAGTGGATTGTGGAAGGCCGGCTCCGGAG GCTGAAAACTGCTCTGGCCAAGCGCACTGGGCGGCCTGAAGTAGAGATGCAGGGGCCAGAGGAAGGCCTGGGGCGGAGGCGCAGTTCTCGGATCATGGAGGAGACCAGTGGcatggaggaggaggaagaggaagaggctaTAGCAGCTGTCCGTGGCCGTAGGGGTCGAAGAGACGGAGAG GTTGATGTCCCAGCATCCAGCATCCCAGAGCTAGAGCGCCAGATAGAAAAACTCAGCAAG CGCCAGCTCTTCTGTCGCAAAAAGCTACTTCACTCATCCCAAATGCTTCGGGCTGTCTCCTTGGGGCAAGACCGCTACAGACGCCGCTACTGGGTGCTGCCATATTTGGCTGGTATCTTTGTGGAAGGAACAGAGGGGAGTTTAG TTCCTATGGATGTAAAGCAGGAAGCTGACTCATTAAAGGTGGCAGCCCATCCAGCACCTAACACAGCCCTCTTTGTAAAGGAGTTAGCTGACTCCGGTACCTCTGCTGGTTCTCCTGCCCGGGCTCGAGGCCGACCTCGAAAAACTAAGCCTGGGTCTGTGCGACCTAGGCACCTTAAGTCTTCTGTCAAGAGTCAGGATTCAGAACAGCctcaggcccagccccagccccagccccagccccagccccagccccagtccCAGTCCCAGTCCCAGTCCCAGTCCCAGTCCCAGTCCCATAGTGGGTTCTTGGAGCCAGAAGGCTCCCCTTTGTCTCTGAGTCAGAGCCAGCATGACCTCAGCCAGTCAGCCTTCCTGTCTTGGCTGAGCCAGACTCAGAGCCACAGCTCCCTGTTGAGCAGCTCAGTCCTCACACCTGACAGCAGCCCAGGAAAACTGGACTCAGCCCCATCACAGCCCCTGGAGGAGCCAGAGCCTGATGAGGCAGAATTCAGCCCTGATCCTCAGGCTCCCTGGCTTAACTTCTCAGCCCAGATGCCCTGCAATGCTGCCCCTACACCACCCCCTGCAGTTTCCGAGGACCAGTCCACTCCCTCCCCTCAGCTTCCTGCCTCTTCCAAGCCA TTGATTAGACCCAGTGTTGCCAATTCCTGTTCTCCAGTGCAACTCTGTTCCACCCCCTTACCTATGGTAACCTCCAAGAGGCGAGCAGAAATGCCACAGAGTCCCACAGGGCTGGGACAGCCAAAACGAAGAGGCAGACCGCCCAGCAAGTTCTTCAAACAGATGGAGCAGCGTTACCTAACCCAGCTGACAGCCCAGCCTGTGCCCCCTG AGATGCACTCTGGCTGGTGGTGGATCCGAGATCCTGAGACATTGGATGCCACGCTCAAGGCCCTGCACCCCCGCGGCATCCGGGAGAAAGCACTTCACAAACACCTTAGCAAGCACAGGGACTTCTTGCAAGAAGTCTGCCTGCGACCCTCAACTG ACTCCATCTTTGAGCCCAGTCAGCTACCTACCTTTCAAGAAGGTCTTATGAGCTGGTCCCCCAAAGAGAAGACATATGAGACAGACCTGGCTGTGCTTCAGTGGGTTGAGGAGCTGGAACAGCGAGTTATCCTTTCTGATCTGCAGATTCGG GGCTGGACATGTCCTAGCCCAGACTCTACCCGTGAAGACTTGGCCTACTGTGAGCATCTACCTGACTCCCCGGAGGACATCACGTGGCGGGGGCGGGGCAGGGAAGGATTGGCACCCCAGCGTAAGACCACCAACCCTCTGGACCTGGCTGTGACACGGCTGGCTGCACTGGAGCAGAATGTAGAGCGGCGGTACCTGCGGGAGCCCCTCTGGTCAGCCCACGAGGTTGTGCTGGAGAAGGCCCTGCTCAGTACACCCAATGGTGCCCCCCAGTGCACCACCACAGAGAT ATCGTATGAGATCACCCCTCGCATTCGGGCTTGGCGCCAGACTCTTGAGCGGTGCCGGAGTGCGGCCCAGGTGTGCTTGTGCCTGGGCCAGCTGGAGAGGTCCATTGCCTGGGAGAAGTCTGTCAACAAAGTG ACCTGTCTAGTCTGCCGGAAGGGTGACAACGACGAGTTTCTTCTGCTTTGTGATGGATGTGACCGTGGCTGCCACATTTACTGCCATCGGCCCAAGATGGAGGCTGTCCCAGAAGGAGACTGGTTCTGTGCTGTCTGTCTGGCCCAG caggcagagggagaattCACCCAGCAGCCTGGTTTCCCAAAGCGAGCCCAGAAACGGAAAAGTGGCTATGTGCTGAACTTCCCAGAGGGCGATGGCCGTCGACGCCGGGTACCGTCCAGGGGCCGAGAAGGCCTAGTAGTGCCTCGGTGTTCTGAAGAAGGGCTGTCCCCGTCCAAGCGGCGGCGGCTCTCCATGCGCAACCACCACAGCGACCTCACGTTTTGCGA GATTATCCTAATGGAGATGGAGTCCCATGATGCAGCGTGGCCTTTCCTGGAGCCTGTGAACCCACGGTTGGTGAGCGGGTACCGGCGTATCATCAAAAATCCCATGGATTTTTCCACCATGCGGGAACGGCTACTCCGGGGAGG GTATACCAGCTCCGAGGAGTTTGCAGCTGATGCCCTCCTGGTATTTGACAACTGCCAGACCTTCAACGAGGATGACTCTGAAGTGGGCAAGGCTGGGCACATCATGCGCCGCTTCTTTGAGAGCCGCTGGGAGGAGTTTTATCAGGGAAAACAGGCCAATCTGTGA